Proteins encoded together in one Pseudomonadota bacterium window:
- a CDS encoding cell division protein FtsQ/DivIB: MRAVKKRQSRKNARNRSPAQRWRATAKRWWPLAGSMTVAIVAVAALFLSGAADRRWAETRQLFADATAQMGFSVERVYATGRFQTDRQTLIEALGVDIHQPIFEISLETARQRVEALPWVSEASVERRLPDTIILRIDERTPLALWQNDGRLAVVDDNGDVIDGAHPQDFRELLLVVGPDAADVAADLIAVMNLVPEVRDRVRAAVRIGNRRWNLKLDDGIDVQLPEDDLDGALYRLADLDSSEQLLARDVQAVDLRLPDKLVLRLTPEAQARMSVDPEEGEDT, encoded by the coding sequence ATGCGGGCAGTGAAGAAGCGTCAGAGCCGGAAGAACGCGCGCAACCGCAGTCCCGCGCAGCGTTGGCGCGCGACCGCGAAACGCTGGTGGCCGCTTGCCGGGTCGATGACCGTCGCCATTGTCGCGGTGGCCGCTTTGTTCCTGAGCGGTGCCGCCGACAGGCGTTGGGCCGAGACCCGACAACTGTTCGCCGATGCCACGGCACAGATGGGTTTTTCGGTCGAACGGGTCTACGCGACCGGTCGGTTCCAGACTGATCGCCAGACATTGATCGAAGCACTGGGCGTCGACATTCATCAGCCGATCTTCGAGATTTCGCTCGAAACGGCACGCCAGCGGGTTGAGGCCTTGCCGTGGGTGAGCGAGGCGTCGGTCGAGCGGCGGCTGCCGGATACGATCATCCTGCGCATCGACGAACGCACGCCGCTGGCCTTGTGGCAGAACGACGGGCGGCTTGCGGTCGTCGACGACAACGGTGACGTGATCGATGGCGCCCACCCGCAGGACTTCCGCGAGCTCTTGCTGGTGGTTGGCCCTGACGCCGCCGATGTCGCTGCCGATCTGATCGCCGTCATGAACCTGGTGCCCGAGGTCAGGGATCGCGTCCGGGCCGCCGTCAGGATCGGTAACCGGCGCTGGAACCTGAAGCTGGACGACGGCATCGACGTCCAGCTGCCCGAGGACGACCTGGACGGCGCCCTCTACCGGCTGGCGGATCTCGACAGCTCTGAACAACTGCTGGCGCGCGATGTGCAGGCCGTCGATCTGCGCCTGCCCGACAAACTGGTGCTGCGCCTGACGCCGGAGGCGCAGGCACGTATGTCAGTCGACCCCGAAGAGGGCGAAGACACATGA